In the genome of Primulina eburnea isolate SZY01 chromosome 13, ASM2296580v1, whole genome shotgun sequence, the window TGACTAgaataataaatcatattttttaatgaTCTTGTAAtgtcaatattgagattgtgttACAACATTTTACAGGACTCTAGATAATATATATTAGCCCTACGGCCTTAGATAAAATGTGTTTACCTGATTTCAACCATTGGTTAAAGACACAAATGTTGCTCACAcctgataaaatattttctttgttttttccTTATGCTCAAAAAACTTCTCCATTTCAAGAAGGCAAAAatacttgtatgagacggtctcacgggtcgtattttgtgagacggatctcttatttgggtcatccatgaaaaattattactttttatgctaagtgtattattttttattgtgaatatctgtaggattgacccgtctcatagataaaaattcgtgagaccgtctcacaagagacctactctttcaAGAATTACATGGTGCATCGCTTGAGCAAGTTGCTCTTAGTTCACAGGAACCGATAGAATGATGCACACAATATTATATCCCAAAGGTGGATAAATACCTTAACCACACAATTCAGGCATTTCCCAATTAACAAATCCAAACTAAAATGATCTCACAAAGCGTAGTATATGCAAAAACTCGAAGAACGAGATCAAGGGAATCACGGGATGAAGCTTTCACATGTAAGTTGTTCTATAAATGCTCATAGGACGAACCAGTAAAAGGTTGCAACGTAAAACAGACAATCTGTCATGTTATACCTCAGTCATCAAGAGAGGATATGCTCTATGGCACAGTGAGAGAGTATGAAATAACTGCCACATTGTATACAGACCTCACTCATAGCACCAGCAAGTTCTTTGAACTCATAACCAAGCTTCtcctttttcaattcaagtgttATTTACTAAGTCTCCAGAGTTTTCATACAAGATATATCCTTTAAACATGAATCCTTTCGTTCTCTTATCTTGTCATTTAGTCCAACTCTTTGTTCCCTAGTAGCTTCAATCCTTAGGTATTCACAAGAAGGTCCGATAAAATTTGTGCAGCTGAGAGTACGCAGATATTCAACCAACATGCTTGAACCCTCATAACCTTTTAGAGTTCGAAAAAGGATGTAGATAAGAAGAAAATACAGGTGATAGAACAAAATATTGCTTACTGATATGTTAATTCAGTACCTTCCAAATCAAGGGTAAGATATTCGTTGACAATCTGAGCTTGATTCATCAATAGCATTTCTTGAAAAGCTTGCACGCCAGATTCATATGGTTACATTACATCTCCAACGAACAGGACTTAATCTTTTCTCTTATCAGTCAAAATTCTATATACTCCTACTTCATGTTGTCTgcattttaaaatgaaaatggAAGTTTAAAGGGCTGATGAATTTGTGGAGAGAATCACTACTAGTTGATTATATGATTGTAGACTTAGATCTATAATTTTGTTGAGTGAAACAGCTAAAATGAATGAAGTTAAAATTACTTCGATCAAAAGTTTGAAATAATGGGAGGCGacatatttaaaagttttatacTCCATTATATTCTATTTGGGAAGAGAACTTCCCGAGGAGATATTTTCTAATAACATTTCTATGTCATGCTGAAATTTattagattatttaatttttcaaaattgtaagtgaatattttaaaatttaataaaatagttttcAAGTCCTCCCACTAATTGCTGTTGGGCAGGCCTTTGCATTATAAAGTGAAAAAAGAACCTGATAACCGTATTGTATTCATCCTGCATGAGCTTGTAAATGCAGAAGGCTGAGAGCGGCATCCGCTGCACTGAAATGGTTTGCTCTCACTATATACACCTATAAGAAAGTAAACTGAAATTGCTGTAGAAAGAAATAATCGACTTCAAACATGTTGTCGAGGTGTAACCTAGCTGTAATTAGATCTGTAAATAGGTTGGGAGAATTAATTTGTAATCCCTGTGATTGAGGGAATTAGTTAGGTAGTTTCCAGATTTAGGAATGAGTTAGTTTCCTTTTTTGTCTCCTTGTAATCTCCTATATAATACCGTGTATTATATCAATTAAAGGTAAGGAAATACAGAGAACTTTTCCTCTTGTTTCTGATTTCccacatggtatcagagccctaGGAATTTTTCTGGGGTTTCATATTCTTCAAGCAGCCTTCATTGCTGTGTGTTTCCTTTTCATATTCCAGTTTTTTTCTTTCTGGACTTCCTTTTTTCTTCGTGTTCCAGCCTTCATTGCTGTGAATCTCTTCTTCACCATGTCAATGTCCGAAGAATCCAATTCTGTTCAGAAAATTGGAGAGTTGCAGAATATTCGGGCATCCAACAGATTCAATGGGAAGAACTATCTCAAATGGTCCCAAATTGCCCGCACATACCTAAAGGGCAAAGGGAGTCTTAATCACCTACTTGGAACCAGACCAGAAGAAAGGGATCCAACCTTTGCCGCATGGGATAAGGAGGATTCCATGATCATGTCCTGGCTATGGGATTCCATGGAGGCAACGATCAGTGACACTTGCATGTTCTTGACTACCGCAAAGGAAATTTGGGACTATATCAACCGCACATACTCGAAGGCCCGTGATGCTGCCCTTGTGTATGAAATTAAGGAAAAAACCTCAGCCACCAAGCAAGGAGACAGATCTGTCACGGAGTATGCAACTTTGTTGCAAAATCTTTGGCAGGAATTGGATCACTATCGGGTAATTGAGATGAAATGCCCTGATGATGCGGCCACTTTAAAGAAATTCATTGAGAAGGATAGGATCTATGATTTTTTGGCAGGATTGAATTCCGAATTTGACCAAGTTAGAATCCAAATCCTCGGCAAGGAGGATACACCGTCTCTTGAAGAGACAATCTCATTAATCCGAGCAGAAGAAAGTCGGAGGAATGTCATGCTAGAAACCCATACTATGGATGGGTCAGCCTTAGCAGCGAAAACAAATCAGGAGCAGTCGAAGAATGATCTGCCTAAACACTCGGGTAGAGATAACCAAGGGAACAAAGACAATCTTTGGTGTACTTTTTGCAAGAAACCGAGGCATACAAGGGAGACGTGTTGGAAGCTGAGTGGCAAACCTCCGAGCCGAGAATGGGGCAACCGAGAATGGGGCAACCGAGAATGGGGCAACCGTGGGGGGCAACAAAGGCCTCAGGCACATATGGCAGAGCAGCCCAATATTGAGGAAACTTCAGCAATAGGGGGGTTCAGCAGCGAAGAAATTGAGAAGCTGAGAAGCTTAATGGGATCTCTTGAGAAGCCTTCTGGAGCATGTTCAATGGCTCTTTCAGGTAAACCTGCTTGCATGAATGTCTTAGACAAATTCTATCCCAACTCTTGGATCATAGACTCCGGTGCTACAGACCATATGACCCCCACGTCTCAACTCTTCCATTCCTATACCCCATGTCCAAGTACTAGAAAAATTGTTGTGGCCAATGGCTCTTTAGCTACTGTTGCAGGGATTGGAGATATACATATCACACCTAGCCTTATCCTTAAAAACGTTCTCCATGTACCCAAACTGTCAACAAGCCTTGTGTCTATTCAAAAATTGACTTATGATCTCAAATGCTATGCTGTTTTTTGCCCTTCTTATTGTGTTTTTCAGGACCAGGACTCGGGGAGGAGGATTGGACTTGCTAAGGAAAGGAACGGTCTTTACCACCTTGAACCATCTCAGAAAATCAGGAGCAATTTGTCTTCATCTTTCCTTAGTTCCTCAAACAAAGATGTCATTTGGCTATATCACCTACGTCTTGGTCATCCCTCGTTTAGGGTTCTAAAAATAATGTTTCCTCATTTATTCCAAGGATTAGATATTTCTGAGTTTCAGTGTGACATTTGTGAATTGGCAAAACATACCCGTGTATCTTTTCCTATTAGCAATAAAAGAAGTTCTCATCCTTTTCATTTGATTCATAGTGACATATGGGGTCCTTCCACTATACCTAATGTTTCCGGGGCTCGGTGGTTTCTATCCTTAATTGATGATTGTACCCGAGTTACATGGCTCTTTCTTCTTAAACAAAAATCTGATGTTAGCACTGTTATACCTAATTTCCATTCAATGGTTCAAACTCAATTTGGGGTCAAAATAAAAAGCTTTAGGACAGACAATGCTAGAGACTATTTCAATCAGACTCTATCCCCTTACTTCCAATCACAGGGAATTATCCATGATTCATCCTGTGTGGAcacacctcaacaaaatgggGTAGCTGAAAGAAAGAATGGCCATTTACTCAACATCACCCGAGCCTTACTGTTTCAAGGGAATGTTTCTAAATCCTATTGGGGAGAAGCAGTTCTTACTGCCACATATATGATAAATAGACTTCCCTCCCGTGTGTTAGAAAACAAAAGCCCCATAGAGGTCCTTAATAGCTTCTACCCTCACTTCAGAACCTCAAATGGCATCACACCTAGGGTATTCGGGTGTACTGCATTTGTTCATGTCCACAAACAACATAGAGGGAAACTAGACCCCAGAGCCATCAAATGTGTTTTCCTCGGTTACTCATCCACTCAAAAGGGGTACAAGTGTTACAACCCCTCTAATAGAAAATTTTACATCTCTGCAGATGTCACTTTCACAGAAAATAAACCCTTTTTTTCCAAGTCCTCTCTTCAGGGGGAGATTTCAATGATGGAAGACAGTACTTGTGAGTCCTTTGAACCACTTCAAACCCTTGACCTTCCTCATGTGCCAACCCGTGTTGTTGAACCCGAGTCCTCTGAACCAGTCACATCTGAGTCACCCGTATCATCTCCTACTCACAATTTCCCAAGATTTCCACAGGTGTATTCAAGGAGAAAGACCGTTCCTGAACTGACACAAGTCCAAGAATCCAATCCAAATTCTGGAAATGAAATTACGGTAAGATTAGACCCAACTTTACACACACAACCTGTTGAACAAACCACTAATTCAACAACCGTTCTGGATCTTCCCATTGCTGTTAGAAAAGGAACCAGAGAATGTACTAAACATCCACTCTATCCACTATCTCACTATGTCTCTCTCAAGCGCCTATCACCAACCCAAAAAGGATTCATTGTGAGTTTGAACACCATTGCCATCCCTAACAATATGGCTGAAGCATTGTCAAAAAGAGAATGGAGGGATGCTATGAGAGAGGAAATGAGTGCATTAGAAAAGAATAAAACATGGGAGATCGTTGATAAACCGAAAGGAAAAAACATTGTTGATTGCAAGTGGATTTTTACATTGAAGTACAAGGCTGATGGATCCCTTGAAAGATAATAAAGCAAGGTTAGTAGCCAAAGGGTACACTCAGACTTATGGGGTGGATTATCAGGAAACCTTTGCTCCAGTTGCAAAAATGAACACTGTGAGAATCCTATTAGCATTGGCTGCTCACTTCAATTGGCAAATGCTACAATATGATGTTAAGAATGCATTCCTCCATGGTGACCTAAATGAGGAAATCTACATGAACATCCCACCGGGATTTGAAGGGGACACAGGTAACAATGTGTGCAAACTGAAAAAGGCCCTTTATGGGTTAAAACAATCTCCTAGAGCATGGTTTGGCAGATTTGCAAAAGTCATGAAGGAATCTGGCTATAAACAAAGCCAAGGTGACCACACCTTATTCATTAAGCATTCGGCTAGAGGGGGAGTGACTGCCCTTTTAGTCTATGTGGATGACATCATAGTGACTGGAAATGATGAGAAAGAGAAGCATGAATTGAAGTTAAGACTAGTAAAAGAATTTGAAACAAAGGAACTAGGGAAATTGAAGTACTTCCTCGGTATTGAGGTGGCACATTCAACACAGGGAATCTACATATCTCAGCAAAAGTACGTAACTGATTTATTGGCAGAAACAGGGAAGACTGGGTGTAAACCGATCTCTACTCCAATAGATCCAAACTATAAGTTGGGAGAAGCTAAAGAAGAACCAGCTGTGGATAAAAGAATGTACCAAAGGTTGGTTGGCAGACTCATATACCTTACTCACACTCGACCAGACATAACATATTCTGTAAGTATGATCAGTCAATTCATGCATGATCCAAGAGAACCTCATCTTCAGGCCGCCTACAGGGTACTGCATTACTTGAAAGGCAATCCGGGGAAAGGAATCTTGTTCAAAAGGAATGGCACTCTTACTCTGGAAGCCTACACCGACGCTGACTACGCTGGCTCCCTAGTGGATAGAAGATCAACTACAGGATATTGTACTTTTCTTGGAGGTAACCTAGTGACATGGAGGAGCAAGAAGCAGAATGTAGTGGCAAGGTCATCTGCGGAATCAGAATTCAGGGCTATTGCTCAAGGATTATGCGAATTACTTTGGCTGAGAATCATTTTGGATGATTTGAGAGTCCAATGGGAGGGTCCTATGAAGCTCTACTGTGACAACAAGTCAGCTATTAATATGGCTCATAATCCTATACAACATGATAGGACAAAGCATATTGAAATTGATAGACATTTCATCAAAGAAAAACTGGAGGAAGGGTTAGTGTGTATGTCCTATGTTCCATCAGAGAGACAATTAGCCGATGTTCTAACAAAGAGGCTGAACAGTTCGAGTTTCCATGATCTTGTATCCAAGCTGGGAATGGAAGACATCTATTCCTCAGCTTGAGGGGGAGTGTCGAGGTGTAACCTAGCTGTAATTAGATCTGTAAATAGGTTGGGAGAATTAATTTGTAATCCCTGTGATTGAGGGAATTAGTTAGGTAGTTTCCAGATTTAGGAATGAGTTAGTTTCCTTTTTTTGTCTCCTTGTAATCTCCTATATAATACCGTGTATTATATCAATTAAAGGTAAGGAAATACAGAGAACTTTTCCTCTTGTTTCTGATTTCCCACACATGTAGAGAATCCTTAAACAATGTTTGatttcaataataaaaaaaactcataaaattTAGAGCATTTACCTTCATTCTGCAGGCTCCCACCAGATGAAAAACCAGTATGTCTCCCTCTTCCAAGTTATGAGCAATTGAGAACCCCTTCCATCCAGCACTAAACCCCCTCCTATAAGGCAGATATTTCGTGTAGTATTCTTTAACATTCTCATTGACTAATGTAATACTTGAATCATGGCTTGGCAAATGCCACTCGCAGAACAACTTTGGCAGAGACTGTATTGAACAAAGAAGTTAAGCAcaaaatatatttgtaaaaTAAAGCCTCAATAGCACTGCCAATTTGAATTTGGAGTACTTTTCGACCTACCAGCCAGAAGCCTCCTGTGACATTTGATCGAATCATTGGCTTTATGAAGCTAGGGAAATGTGAATCGAGATTTGATTGGACTTCTAATGCACGCTCCATAGCAGATGATATAATTTCAACTTGACTATGAGTATCATCTCTGACCACTCTTTTATCTTTACCCCTTTGGAAGTAATAAAAAACAAGAAGTTTTTTATCAGATAAAAAAATTATCAGATATTTGCATAATAATGAACAATGAGAATACAAAGTGAGTTCTTACCTTCTCTGTTCACAAGGCATATCACGAACATCCTATTTGGCACAAAACATGCGAGTAACTTATGTGAGTAGCCATCACTTAAAAGTAATCAGTTTAGATAAACACTACCATATTTATAGCATTCCATAGATTAAGGATGTAAACAAACCAAATAAAGACAAATATTTTATCTGAGCTGTAATTTCAGGAGAAACTCAAATAGTAAAATGTTTTTGCTCAATCTGGAGCTCAAATTCGAGGTCAACTCGAAATGCTTGAGTCATATATTTTTCGAGTCGGCTCGATTCGTTTATAACCGCTACTGCGTTAACTTGAAAATGTGATAATTATGACATTATGTAGGAAAAAATGAAATCATGTATTCTTATGACTTTCCATTTGTTTACACAAGATTGCAACCATTtcatataaatcataactaCAGATTTCCCTAGAGAATGTCATGAACACACATGAAGTTCGAATTACGCAGAGTCAGATTTGTCTTTATCAAGAAAGAAGCCATCGATCAAGTCCATAGTCTTGAGGCAAGATGTTACGTTGCAAAAAACTTATCTAAAAAACAAGCTATCAAGGTGGAGAACCTAGAGACTTTGTAAACCTAAGATCTGAGCTTCTACCTGGGTTATTTTTGAAAAGGGAGTGATAAAGTCTATATGACAGTCAAAACATTttggcatagtttggtacatgggataagggagagattgataaataatcctccttatcccatatttggtatatttttaaaaagctcatgataattTCATGggtccttgataaataattttttagaaggataaatTATCCTttctattaggtgtgataattgttatttaaggataaaatacactacaaatgacttaattaccttcagtttataaatgatttttataaacctatgctagtaggtagaaattaaaatcaaataaatattttatttatttttatatattatataatatgataattatataaatgaattcgagatgattatataaataatttttataaatcttaataaaattattagtatcacccGATTAACATTAacaattgatatttgacttcactcacaaaatcaagggctcaattatcatattatataatatataaaattaggtaaaaaaaaataaattatgcaagcactatcggcgtatgaacaaataaaaaatatgaactcaagcaacaactttgaaattataaaatttattatgataatgttaattttgtcattataatctaatatataaatttaatcacttttattaaaatcataccaaatattaaatacaatatcctacatcttatttatccttaacttatctttatattatatataacatGCTTATCCTATcatatgtaccaaactatgccttaaagattttttttatcaagggACACTTATCCGCACTGGCGGAAGGTGGAGCAAGAGTGGAATGAACGGGGTGATTCCCCCCTCTTTAAATTATTCAATGGACTTGCATATTCTTGTATATTATACATACACATCATTCATCAATACAACATTATCCCTTCGATTCTTGTGAGTTTCAAGAAGTGCATACTCTTTCATCTCAGATAGTATTAGTAAGACAAACCTGCGAACTTTAAAAGGGGACCAAACGAATCAAAGTGgccattttataaaatttgatgggGTGAAAATCAAGGTTTTCGAAAATTCTACTTGAAATCTTAAAATTTTCGATACGAtcaatcgtcctttcatcccCCACTCCAAACACCCCTCCCTCGTTGTCAAGATCATCACACAGATCCCATATATATCACAATCAACAGAGGAGGCTACTagaacaaaaatatatttaaacaataaatcttGGCAACCTTGATCTAGACTTTCAAGCCTAATTCTTATAGATTCTTTTTTGATCTTGTTAACATTGAGCCTTTGGCCTAACTCCATCTCAAAAGTTAGCTTAAAGGTAAAATTTGTTCAAGCTCGTATAAAAAACTCTCAAGGACTTAATTCAACTTATACGAGACATCTAATACACTAAAGAATAAACAACTAGAGCAAGAGATTTACAAGACATTATAAGGTGGCCAATAAGATAATCTAACATATAACGGTGGCTTCTACTACCGTGTAAAAATCGAGACTTTGGCTAGTCAAGCCAGGAATATTTAAGTCCATATATAAAACTCTCGAGAACTTAACTTAACGGTCTAACAGatctaattattattataaaacttCGATTCGatccaacaaggttcgcttatTCATTTCAAATTATTACAACTCAAACAACTGAAAAATACAGGCAGAGAAAAATCTTACTCGATCACGAATATGCGTTCCCGTAATTTCCATCATCCTAAATGGTTTCTCCTTTATATtagccaaaaaaaaaatcccTATCAAAGCAAGACCAAAAAAAATCATACCCACAGGTTTCCAGGCCAATACATCAATGAagctaaaataaaaaaaataaaaaataaatccataaattaatatttaatattatgtttACGCGCACGAGATAGATGCGATCAAAATTGATGGAGAGAAGAGATGGATCCGATCAACAGAAATTGCCCGCCAAGGAAGATTGGCTGTTTGATTCAATAGGCCGCCGGTGACTCGAAAGAATTGCTTTAACGAATCacataagttttttttaaaaaaaaaatgaatcacgtaaaaataaataatgtcACATCACTtggtttttttaattaatttatatttaaaaaattaatatcataattataaaatttaataaaagatCATTGTGCAATTTGTTGGGGGTGTCAATTCGGGCAGGTTGAATTGGGTTGAACAATAGTATTATTCAAAAATTGGTCAACTCGAACCCAACCCGAAATAGAGCCAACAAAAAAACTCTCAACCCGAATCCGGACTTGAATCAACTCGATTaacttgattttgaatttttttaaaaaaaattaaagaaattcaaaaaataataatatcttttgatttaaacgcataataataaaatctctcACATatgtatgatttaaatttgaaagtctaattatagaaaaataaagtatatttactaaatcaaataaacaattgtttaaaaaataaaaaatattcaaaataaataataaattttgaaaatttatgatataaatatacaataaatattttttcaaacatacaatatattaaaaaagtaggtaatatttattaattatatatttttaaagtaaaacTTTCAGGTCATCCCAACTTAACCCAATCCGATAATTTTTTTTGGGACAGCTATCGTGTCTAACCTCATCTGACCTAAACCCAAAAACCTAAAACCTGAGTTTTTTCGGATTGAATCGTATTGAGTTATTAAATCGTGTCTGATTTTGATATCTCTGATAATTTGATAGTTGTGATATGAAATATAAGTTGAAATGActattttgaaataaaaaacatTTGTCTAAGAGTAATTTTGAGCAAGAATTTGGTGTAAAGACAATTTTGTCAGAAAGTCTTTATATATagaataaatttaatataatagaaatttaaaactaaaatttttaCATCAAAAGAAACAGTGAAACTCCTGTCaaatattttgtgatacagatcttctgattaattaaaaaattattttttatgtcaaaaatattaatttttttaattatattatattaataaaaataacttttattGATAACTTTATACATAAAATTCTTTTGAATAGTGAAATAATCGTAATAAAGATTTTTTTAACATGTAATTAATGAGGAGCAGGTTTGAgcttataatttaaataaaatttgttattgttttggtATTTGGTTTGGGCTAACTCAAAGGTCCTGGATAAGGCCAAATCTTGGTGTGTTTATTGGGCTTCGGAGTGTGGTTTGGTATAGGCTCGGCCTAAGGCTTGGTAGTCAACTGAGGCTCCAAATTATACCATTACTATTGTAGTATGTAGTACTTATAAATCTGGATTAAATTATATGATAgcaatttattaattatttataaggAAAAATACTAAAAATCCCATTATAAAATATCCTCATAACCAATGAATTATAATCTCCTCtaattatcatatttttttGCAAACTAAAAACCTATCCGATCgatcaatttttaaaaaatatttgtccATGAATTAACCTTAATCGACTTGATTAAAACATACAATTAATAATAAACATGATTATTACATGTACATTTCTATGTTAATGATTACATAAAATATGTTTGGTACCTATCATTGCTCCTAGACTCCTTGCTAAGAGAGAGCTTTTTAtcgaatataatttttaatgaaGTAACAAGCATGGTTTTTGTTAAACCAAACTATATGATAATCTTGTATTTAAATACAATAAATTGTATGGAGTTGTTGAGCTCAAATTCTATAAAGTTCACCGGCAATGGAAGTCCATCAAATGTTAGAAGCTCGGTTGCCAATTCATGAAGAAATCGGTTGATGTGCACGTTTGAAAAAGCTGACCCACGATCTGGATGATCGTTGAATATTGTCAGAACTGTTCAGCGGAGTTGAACAAAAACCAACAGCAAGAAAAATCAACAAAAAGCTACA includes:
- the LOC140809755 gene encoding B3 domain-containing protein At5g42700-like translates to MIFFGLALIGIFFLANIKEKPFRMMEITGTHIRDRDVRDMPCEQRRGKDKRVVRDDTHSQVEIISSAMERALEVQSNLDSHFPSFIKPMIRSNVTGGFWLSLPKLFCEWHLPSHDSSITLVNENVKEYYTKYLPYRRGFSAGWKGFSIAHNLEEGDILVFHLVGACRMKCSGCRSQPSAFTSSCRMNTIRLSDNMK